Proteins encoded within one genomic window of Anopheles gambiae chromosome 3, idAnoGambNW_F1_1, whole genome shotgun sequence:
- the LOC1275345 gene encoding armadillo-like helical domain-containing protein 3 isoform X6, with translation MASRKRSGSGTKRPKEKVVHIYEQLCRGEDPKLLSIQFWEEFFLLQPNMDMLECELLKLNPEQYSSAKQNILNLFTECIHTLSFGNSKRVHNALQTIAVFIHFLFRKQTGTGGNANDCHNGATMSLNNTLVPFITINDIEDDMRELLKQLYNILTSNISTDRPKVLCLKILLIIATGIDNVNENNLIEFIIGQNLFEAFKHILSDSSLRNLHGHDVVTLLTILVNYRKHEGSNPYVVELSLLADELALNGYGQVISCVLTMFCKQHLLSLTELTTSSSWFSSLSNIVGNMFISDELCYRSQQIRG, from the exons ATGGCATCTCGGAAAAGGTCTGGATCTGGTACAAAACGGCCCAAGGAAAAAGTGGTCCATATTTACGAACAATTATGCCGCGGCGAAGATCCAAAACTACTAAGCATACAGTTTTGGGAAGAATTTTTCTTACTGCAGCCAAACATGGACATGTTGGAATGTGAATTGCTCAAACTGAACCCAGAGCAATACTCTTCTGCGAAACAAAATATACTGAATTTGTTTACGGAATGTATACACACCCTGTCATTCGGAAATTCCAAGCGTGTGCACAATGCGTTACAAACGATAGCTGTGTTCATACATTTTCTATTCCGCAAACAAACTGGCACAGGAGGTAATGCTAATGATTGTCATAATGGCGCTACTATGTCCTTAAATAACACACTAGTTCCGTTTATTACCATAAACGATATCGAAGATGATATGCGGGAATTGCTGAAACAGCTTTACAATATATTGACAAGCAATATTTCCACTGATCGCCCCAAAGTTCTATGTTTGAAGATTTTGTTAATAATTGCGACAGGAATCGATAATGTCAATGAGAACAATCTAATAGAATTCATAATAGGACAAAATTTATTTGAGGCATTTAAACACATCTTAAGTGACTCCAGTTTGAGAAACCTGCATGGACACGATGTTGTAACGCTGCTCACAATTTTAGTAAATTATAGAAAACACGAGGGTAGCAATCCATATGTCGTCGAACTTTCACTACTTGCGGATGAGTTGGCTCTGAATGG CTACGGACAAGTTATCTCATGTGTGCTAACTATGTTCTGCAAGCAACATCTTTTAAGTCTTACAGAGCTAACTACGTCTTCGTCATGGTTTTCATCATTGTCAAACATAGTTGGAAATATGTTTATATCGGACGAATTATGCTATCGAAGCCAGCAGATTCG gggttga